The Bacillus vallismortis genome window below encodes:
- a CDS encoding YegS/Rv2252/BmrU family lipid kinase — MSHWFFIINPTAGRRNGLRVWKSIQKELIKRKVEHRSFLTEHPGHAEVLARQISTIQEYKLKRLIVIGGDGTMHEVVNGLKDVDDIELSFVPAGAYNDFSRGFSIKKVDLMHEIRKQKRPLTRSFHLGSVNFFQDKSQVLYFMNHIGIGFDAYVNKKALEFPLRRVFLFLRLRFLVYPLSHLRASATFKPFSLACTVEGETQEFHDVWFAVVSNHPFYRGGMKAAPLANPREKAFDIVIVENQPFLKKYWLLFLMAFGKHIKMDGVTMFKAKDITFYTKDKIPFHADGEIMGTTPFRLASSPSPLRIKT; from the coding sequence ATGAGCCATTGGTTTTTTATTATTAATCCGACAGCAGGCCGCCGAAACGGCCTGCGTGTTTGGAAGTCCATTCAAAAGGAACTGATCAAACGTAAGGTTGAGCATCGTTCATTTTTAACTGAACATCCGGGGCACGCCGAGGTGCTCGCCAGGCAGATTTCAACGATACAGGAATATAAGCTGAAGCGGCTGATTGTCATTGGCGGAGACGGAACTATGCATGAAGTTGTCAACGGGCTGAAAGATGTTGACGATATTGAACTGAGCTTTGTGCCGGCGGGCGCGTATAATGATTTTTCGCGGGGATTCTCTATCAAAAAAGTGGATCTGATGCACGAAATCAGGAAGCAGAAGCGTCCGTTAACCCGATCCTTTCATTTAGGGAGCGTCAATTTCTTTCAGGATAAATCGCAGGTTCTTTATTTTATGAATCATATCGGGATCGGGTTTGACGCATATGTCAATAAAAAGGCGCTGGAATTTCCGTTAAGACGGGTTTTTCTTTTTTTGCGCCTTCGATTTCTTGTTTATCCGCTTTCCCATTTGCGCGCCTCCGCCACCTTTAAGCCGTTTTCGTTAGCCTGTACAGTTGAAGGAGAAACACAAGAATTTCATGATGTCTGGTTTGCGGTCGTATCCAACCACCCATTCTACAGGGGCGGCATGAAGGCGGCACCTCTTGCAAATCCGCGCGAAAAAGCGTTTGATATCGTGATCGTTGAAAATCAGCCGTTTTTGAAAAAATATTGGCTATTATTTTTGATGGCATTTGGTAAGCATATCAAAATGGACGGCGTTACGATGTTTAAAGCAAAGGACATTACGTTTTACACGAAGGACAAAATTCCGTTTCATGCTGACGGAGAAATCATGGGCACCACCCCGTTTCGTTTGGCATCGAGTCCTTCACCCCTAAGGATCAAAACTTAA
- the thpR gene encoding RNA 2',3'-cyclic phosphodiesterase, with protein MPDIRPHYFIGVPIPEGIANPIDQAAKNEPVLTFQKWVHPLDYHITLIFLGAADETQIQQLEGSLAAIASETDPFPIEFGKIDVFGDRRRPRVLHLEPKKNKTLEMLREHTKQAVLQAGFQVEKRPYHPHMTLARKWTGEEGFPAHVPFESGEVSMMAERFSLFQIHLNQSPKYEELFKFHLT; from the coding sequence ATGCCAGATATACGGCCTCATTATTTCATCGGCGTTCCCATTCCTGAAGGAATTGCGAATCCGATTGACCAGGCTGCGAAAAACGAGCCGGTTTTAACGTTTCAAAAATGGGTGCACCCGCTTGACTATCATATCACGTTGATTTTTCTCGGAGCGGCGGATGAGACACAAATCCAGCAGCTTGAAGGCTCGCTAGCTGCGATTGCTTCAGAAACCGATCCGTTTCCGATTGAGTTTGGCAAAATTGATGTATTCGGCGACCGCAGAAGGCCGCGTGTTTTACACCTCGAGCCAAAGAAAAACAAAACACTTGAAATGCTGCGGGAACATACAAAACAGGCTGTTCTTCAAGCCGGCTTTCAAGTGGAAAAGAGACCGTACCACCCTCATATGACGCTGGCCAGAAAATGGACAGGCGAAGAAGGATTTCCGGCACATGTCCCGTTTGAAAGCGGAGAGGTTTCGATGATGGCTGAACGATTCTCGCTCTTTCAAATACATTTGAATCAATCACCAAAGTATGAGGAACTATTCAAATTTCATTTAACTTAA
- the cysK gene encoding cysteine synthase A, translated as MLKIVENTADLIGNTPLVRLNRLQPKNAAQVYLKLEFFNPSGSVKDRAAYHMMIEAEQNGLLKPGSVIIEPTSGNTGIGLAMNAAARGYKAILVMPDTMTKERINLLKAYGAEVVLTPGAERMPGSIKKAKELAEQIPNSYIPMQFDNTANPDAHRKTTAPEIARAIEEIGKPLGAFVASSGTGGTITGTGEALKELFPDITVHVVEPAGSPVLSGGKPGAHKLVGTSPGFIPPILNQDVYDEIIKISDEDAYTTTRRLAAEEGILVGPSSGAACFAAIETAKRLSPDQVVVCMTADTGERYLSTDLWSFV; from the coding sequence ATGTTGAAAATCGTTGAAAATACAGCTGATCTGATTGGAAATACACCGCTTGTGAGATTGAATCGGCTTCAGCCGAAAAACGCGGCACAAGTCTATTTAAAGCTTGAATTTTTCAATCCGAGCGGCAGTGTGAAAGACAGAGCTGCTTATCATATGATGATAGAAGCGGAACAAAATGGTTTGCTCAAACCGGGATCAGTGATTATCGAGCCGACAAGCGGAAATACCGGAATCGGACTCGCCATGAATGCGGCCGCGCGCGGCTATAAAGCGATCTTAGTTATGCCTGATACGATGACGAAGGAACGGATCAACCTTCTTAAAGCTTACGGTGCAGAGGTTGTATTAACACCCGGAGCGGAAAGAATGCCGGGCAGCATCAAAAAAGCGAAGGAGCTTGCTGAACAAATTCCGAACAGCTATATCCCAATGCAGTTCGATAACACCGCAAATCCTGACGCGCACCGAAAAACAACGGCGCCTGAAATTGCCCGGGCAATAGAGGAAATCGGAAAGCCGCTCGGCGCTTTTGTCGCCTCTTCCGGAACGGGAGGAACCATTACCGGAACAGGTGAAGCGCTCAAAGAGCTTTTCCCGGATATCACGGTTCATGTTGTCGAGCCCGCGGGTTCGCCTGTATTATCCGGAGGAAAACCCGGCGCACATAAGCTTGTAGGGACGAGCCCAGGCTTTATTCCTCCGATTTTAAATCAAGACGTCTATGACGAAATTATCAAAATCTCTGATGAAGACGCCTACACGACGACAAGACGCCTTGCTGCAGAAGAAGGAATTCTTGTCGGGCCCTCTTCAGGTGCTGCCTGTTTCGCGGCAATCGAAACAGCGAAACGCCTCTCTCCTGACCAAGTCGTGGTCTGTATGACAGCCGATACGGGAGAACGGTATTTATCAACTGATTTATGGTCATTTGTTTAA
- the pepV gene encoding dipeptidase PepV gives MNWEVEVIRRKEDLIRDTQEFLRINSVMDETTAGTGKPFGEGVNASLTSLLELGEKEGFTTKNLDGFAGHIEWGEGDDIVGVLCHVDVVPPGDGWKSDPFSAHIRNGRIYARGAIDDKGPTMAAFYALKIVKDMNLPLSKRVRIIIGTDEESDWRCVEHYFKHEEMPTLGFAPDADFPIINAEKGIIDASLLIPPHSNLADSEAMLVSFQSGLRLNMVPDAAEAVIEGLKKEEILASFKDMLRTTDQKGEAGIENGQLILRMYGLSCHAMEPNNGINAGILLCEFLQQAELDEAGQRFVQVVTDKFSGDTRGKKLNIDCEDDISGELTLNVGTLRYTEGQGGELGINIRYPVTAESKVIRDAFESASEFKLGEFKDSKPHHVSADHPLVKTLQKVYEGQLGKKADLISIGGGTYARSLKAGVAFGPLFPGRPDSAHQKDEYIEIDDLLRSTALYAQAIYELAK, from the coding sequence ATGAACTGGGAAGTTGAAGTGATTAGAAGAAAAGAGGATTTAATTCGTGATACACAGGAATTTTTGAGAATCAACAGTGTAATGGATGAAACAACCGCAGGAACCGGCAAACCGTTTGGAGAAGGAGTAAACGCCAGCCTGACTTCCTTGCTGGAGCTTGGAGAAAAAGAAGGCTTTACAACAAAAAATCTTGACGGCTTCGCAGGTCATATTGAATGGGGCGAGGGCGATGACATTGTCGGCGTACTATGCCATGTTGACGTCGTGCCGCCCGGAGACGGCTGGAAGAGTGATCCGTTTTCAGCTCATATCCGTAACGGACGGATTTATGCAAGGGGGGCCATTGATGACAAAGGTCCGACAATGGCGGCATTCTATGCGCTGAAAATCGTGAAAGACATGAATCTGCCGCTGTCCAAGCGCGTCAGAATCATTATCGGAACAGATGAAGAAAGCGATTGGAGATGTGTAGAGCATTATTTCAAGCATGAAGAAATGCCGACACTGGGATTTGCGCCTGACGCCGATTTTCCGATTATTAACGCGGAAAAAGGAATCATTGATGCGTCTTTACTTATCCCGCCCCACTCAAACCTAGCCGATTCTGAGGCAATGCTTGTCTCATTTCAGTCGGGTCTTCGCTTGAACATGGTGCCCGATGCTGCTGAAGCTGTCATTGAAGGGCTGAAAAAAGAAGAGATTCTTGCTTCATTTAAAGATATGCTTCGCACGACGGATCAAAAAGGAGAAGCTGGCATAGAGAACGGTCAGCTCATTTTGCGTATGTACGGGCTTTCCTGCCATGCGATGGAACCGAACAATGGAATCAATGCCGGCATTTTGTTGTGTGAATTTCTGCAGCAGGCTGAGCTTGACGAAGCAGGACAGCGATTTGTGCAAGTCGTCACAGACAAGTTTTCAGGCGATACGAGAGGAAAGAAACTGAATATTGATTGTGAAGATGACATTAGCGGCGAGCTGACATTAAATGTGGGAACACTCCGCTATACGGAAGGGCAAGGAGGCGAACTCGGGATCAATATCCGCTATCCTGTGACCGCGGAAAGCAAAGTGATCCGCGATGCATTCGAAAGCGCATCTGAATTTAAGCTGGGAGAATTCAAAGACAGCAAGCCGCATCATGTGTCAGCAGACCATCCGTTAGTCAAAACCCTGCAAAAGGTTTATGAAGGCCAGCTGGGCAAAAAAGCTGATTTAATCTCAATCGGCGGGGGGACTTATGCCAGATCTTTAAAAGCAGGTGTCGCGTTCGGCCCGCTCTTCCCCGGACGTCCTGACAGCGCACACCAAAAGGATGAATATATTGAAATTGATGATTTGCTGAGATCGACAGCTTTATATGCGCAGGCGATCTACGAACTTGCAAAATAA
- the pbuO gene encoding hypoxanthine/guanine permease PbuO, with the protein MFHLKEQKTSIKQEIIAGLTTFFTMVYIVVVNPVILANAGVPFDQVFTATIIASIVGTLWMALAANYPIAIAPGMGLNAYLAFHVVSASDGGITYATAFSAVFTAGVLFIILSLTPLRKQLIEAIPNNLKYGITTGIGLFIAFIGLRQAGIVAADESNLVTLGDLHSPGVILTLIGLLISVVLMVLNVSGALFIGMAATALIAFFTGQLHLPKGLMSLPHLPDGLIISNPFSAFGDVVHHGLYAVVFSFLLVTIFDTTGTMIGVAEQAGLMKNNKLPNVRKALLADSTATTVGAVFGTSPTTAFIESSAGVAAGGRTGLTALTVAVLFAVSMFFSPLVSALSGIAAITSPALIIVGSLMMRSVSNMNWKEMDEAFPAFLVILSMPLTSSISTGIALGFISYPIVKAARGKWREIHPLVIVFAILFFIQLFIL; encoded by the coding sequence ATGTTTCATCTAAAAGAGCAGAAAACATCCATAAAGCAAGAAATCATAGCAGGGCTGACGACCTTTTTCACAATGGTCTATATCGTCGTGGTCAATCCGGTCATTCTGGCTAACGCCGGGGTTCCTTTCGACCAGGTTTTCACCGCAACGATTATTGCCTCCATTGTCGGAACGCTGTGGATGGCCCTGGCAGCAAATTATCCGATTGCTATTGCGCCCGGCATGGGCTTGAACGCTTATTTAGCCTTTCATGTCGTAAGCGCCAGCGATGGCGGCATCACATACGCGACAGCTTTCAGCGCCGTATTTACAGCAGGGGTTCTCTTCATTATTCTATCGTTAACGCCTTTAAGAAAACAACTTATTGAGGCGATTCCAAACAATTTAAAATACGGAATCACAACAGGCATCGGGCTGTTTATCGCTTTTATCGGTTTGCGGCAGGCGGGAATTGTGGCAGCTGATGAGTCAAACTTGGTTACTCTCGGCGATTTGCATTCACCTGGTGTGATTTTAACGCTGATCGGGCTTTTGATCAGTGTGGTCTTGATGGTCCTCAACGTCAGCGGTGCCTTATTTATCGGAATGGCAGCGACCGCTTTGATCGCCTTTTTTACCGGCCAGCTGCATTTACCGAAGGGATTAATGTCGCTTCCTCATTTGCCAGACGGCCTGATCATTTCAAATCCGTTTTCCGCTTTTGGCGATGTTGTACATCACGGCCTGTACGCTGTTGTCTTTTCTTTTCTTCTGGTCACGATATTTGATACAACAGGCACGATGATCGGTGTTGCTGAGCAAGCCGGGCTGATGAAAAATAACAAGCTGCCGAACGTGCGAAAAGCGCTGCTGGCTGATTCAACTGCGACAACAGTAGGAGCGGTTTTCGGCACAAGTCCAACGACGGCATTTATCGAGTCATCCGCTGGTGTCGCAGCCGGGGGAAGAACGGGGCTTACAGCTTTGACTGTTGCGGTGCTGTTTGCGGTTTCAATGTTTTTCAGTCCGCTTGTCAGTGCCTTATCCGGCATAGCCGCCATCACCTCTCCTGCTTTAATTATCGTCGGCAGCCTGATGATGCGCTCGGTGTCCAATATGAACTGGAAAGAGATGGACGAGGCATTCCCTGCGTTTCTCGTCATTCTGTCGATGCCTTTGACATCCAGCATTTCTACAGGAATCGCGCTTGGCTTTATTTCGTATCCGATTGTAAAAGCAGCGCGGGGAAAATGGAGAGAGATTCATCCGCTCGTTATCGTTTTCGCTATTCTGTTTTTCATCCAGCTGTTTATTTTATAG
- a CDS encoding ABC transporter permease: MNGRSLFFRRLFDYYRYQFKVLHAVIDWTVALYIVLPALAFVIYQYIDLMNGRGLFYEWSEVMEWRWLYAVCVLIVCTGSIHTFLMEADNVFLLQKKELIYQLKRYALVYSFWVTLGKWLLLYFIVLPFISHSLHITLAESAALLCYLFGLHMFFLSLKQDRIRKPRSISRRVAEILVRAVLFAGSAGLIIFTEWGLLALIGILFFIFAFVRSLKKTASFSAFEAEVTEEKKRRLALAGLVMMMSQEAGMPKVKDRMRRKPLLFRNSRRIFKKRTIYTGYKELFFKVLLRNGEYIRRMCMLLSAFAVLIFVSPIWLKLIALLVYIGVCRYILTLIFDKVMDAPILIGADKESDEYYRARKSCINILHYAFAACCLLAAAVFLLFT; the protein is encoded by the coding sequence ATGAACGGGCGATCGCTCTTTTTTCGCAGGCTGTTTGACTATTACAGGTATCAGTTTAAGGTATTGCATGCGGTCATTGACTGGACAGTCGCTCTCTACATTGTTTTACCGGCGCTTGCTTTTGTCATCTATCAGTATATCGATTTGATGAACGGAAGAGGCCTTTTTTATGAGTGGTCTGAGGTGATGGAATGGAGATGGCTGTACGCCGTGTGTGTGCTGATCGTGTGCACAGGCTCGATCCATACGTTTTTAATGGAAGCGGACAACGTGTTTTTGCTGCAAAAGAAAGAGCTGATCTACCAGCTAAAACGGTACGCGCTGGTGTATTCTTTTTGGGTCACGCTCGGCAAATGGCTGCTGCTCTATTTCATTGTTCTTCCTTTTATCAGTCATTCTCTTCATATCACATTAGCAGAAAGCGCGGCTCTATTATGTTATTTGTTTGGCCTTCATATGTTCTTCTTATCCTTAAAGCAAGACAGGATCAGAAAGCCGCGTTCCATTTCGAGGCGGGTTGCCGAAATTCTTGTCAGAGCCGTTCTTTTTGCTGGTTCTGCTGGCCTAATCATTTTCACTGAGTGGGGGTTGCTTGCGCTCATTGGCATTTTGTTTTTCATTTTCGCATTCGTCCGCAGTTTGAAAAAGACAGCTTCGTTCTCGGCTTTTGAAGCAGAGGTGACTGAAGAGAAAAAAAGAAGGCTGGCGCTTGCCGGGCTTGTGATGATGATGAGCCAGGAGGCGGGAATGCCGAAAGTGAAAGACAGGATGAGAAGAAAACCATTATTATTCCGAAATTCAAGAAGGATATTTAAAAAAAGAACAATCTACACAGGCTATAAGGAATTGTTTTTCAAAGTTTTGCTGAGGAATGGCGAGTATATAAGACGGATGTGTATGCTGTTGTCAGCTTTCGCCGTTCTAATCTTTGTCTCCCCGATTTGGCTGAAGCTGATTGCGCTCTTGGTATATATAGGTGTTTGCCGTTATATCCTTACGCTTATCTTTGACAAAGTGATGGATGCGCCTATTCTAATTGGCGCCGATAAGGAAAGTGATGAGTATTACCGGGCCAGAAAAAGCTGTATCAACATCCTGCACTATGCGTTTGCCGCATGCTGTTTATTAGCGGCTGCTGTCTTTTTATTGTTTACATAA
- a CDS encoding ABC transporter ATP-binding protein, with protein MAKMLEASIEQAGYTSRKKVLTDVFLEVGKGEIVGLIGANGAGKSTAIKAILGLSEDFKGHIAWNDSSFAYIPEHPSFYEELTLWEHLDLVSTLHGIDEREFAPRAESLLQTFSLDHVMHELPITFSKGMQQKLMLIQAFLSKPDMYVIDEPFIGLDPISTKRFVDMLKDEKQRGAGILMCTHVLDTAEKICDRFYMIEKGSLFLQGTLQDIQEQTGSEGQSLLDCFYKAVQGDRP; from the coding sequence TTGGCAAAAATGCTTGAGGCTTCAATAGAACAGGCGGGGTATACGAGCCGAAAAAAAGTGCTCACCGATGTTTTTCTGGAAGTCGGAAAAGGGGAGATAGTCGGGCTGATCGGAGCAAACGGCGCCGGGAAAAGCACCGCAATCAAGGCGATACTCGGCCTCTCAGAAGACTTTAAAGGCCATATTGCTTGGAATGACTCTTCATTTGCCTACATTCCGGAGCACCCGTCCTTTTACGAAGAACTGACGCTGTGGGAGCATTTGGATCTGGTCAGCACGTTGCACGGTATTGATGAGCGTGAATTTGCGCCTCGGGCAGAAAGCCTGCTGCAGACATTTTCGCTTGATCACGTTATGCATGAGCTGCCAATCACCTTTTCGAAAGGCATGCAGCAAAAACTGATGCTTATCCAAGCTTTTCTCTCTAAGCCGGATATGTATGTGATTGATGAACCATTTATTGGCCTTGATCCGATATCAACGAAACGTTTTGTGGACATGCTTAAGGATGAAAAACAAAGGGGAGCCGGCATTCTCATGTGCACACATGTACTCGATACCGCAGAAAAAATCTGCGACCGGTTTTACATGATTGAGAAAGGTTCTTTGTTTCTCCAGGGCACGTTACAAGATATTCAGGAACAGACCGGATCAGAGGGGCAGTCATTGCTTGACTGTTTTTATAAGGCGGTCCAAGGTGACCGGCCATGA
- a CDS encoding DeoR family transcriptional regulator, with the protein MKPSTNRMLTRIKSVYMFIQEKGLVTTQELVDEFGITPRTIQRDLNVLAYNDLVHSPSRGKWETTRKKVKITS; encoded by the coding sequence TTGAAACCTTCAACAAACCGTATGCTAACTCGAATTAAATCAGTTTACATGTTTATCCAAGAAAAAGGCCTTGTGACAACACAGGAACTGGTTGACGAATTCGGCATTACACCTAGAACAATTCAAAGAGACTTAAATGTGTTGGCATATAATGATCTTGTTCATAGTCCAAGCCGTGGCAAGTGGGAGACAACGAGAAAGAAAGTAAAGATTACATCATAA
- a CDS encoding pseudouridine synthase codes for MRLDKLLANSGYGSRKEVKAVVKAGAVMVDGKPAKDVKAHVDPDTQEVTVYGEPVDYREFIYLMMNKPQGVLSATEDSRQQTVVDLLTPEEMRFEPFPAGRLDKDTEGFLLLTNDGQLAHRLLSPKKHVPKTYEVHLQSQISPEDISDLEAGVYIEGGYQTKPAKAEIKTNDNGDTVIYLTITEGKYHQVKQMAKAVGNEVIYLKRLSMGRVSLDPALSPGEYRELTAEELHWLNEPQA; via the coding sequence ATGAGACTTGATAAGCTGCTTGCCAACAGCGGATATGGTTCCAGAAAAGAAGTCAAAGCCGTTGTGAAGGCGGGGGCCGTCATGGTCGACGGCAAACCGGCCAAAGATGTAAAGGCGCACGTTGATCCTGATACGCAAGAGGTTACCGTATACGGAGAACCGGTTGATTACCGCGAGTTCATTTATCTCATGATGAATAAGCCGCAGGGAGTGCTGTCGGCGACTGAGGACAGCCGTCAGCAAACAGTGGTCGATCTGCTGACGCCGGAAGAGATGAGATTTGAACCCTTTCCCGCCGGCAGGCTTGATAAGGATACAGAAGGCTTTTTACTGCTCACCAATGACGGCCAGCTGGCACATCGGCTCCTATCGCCTAAAAAGCATGTTCCAAAAACGTATGAAGTCCATTTACAATCACAGATTTCACCGGAAGACATCTCGGATTTAGAAGCGGGTGTCTACATAGAAGGCGGCTATCAAACAAAGCCGGCAAAAGCGGAAATCAAGACAAACGACAACGGCGATACCGTGATATACCTGACGATTACGGAAGGAAAATACCATCAGGTCAAGCAGATGGCAAAGGCGGTCGGCAATGAAGTGATTTATCTGAAGCGCTTATCAATGGGGCGTGTTTCCTTGGATCCTGCCTTGTCACCGGGAGAATACCGTGAGCTTACAGCAGAAGAACTTCATTGGCTGAATGAACCGCAGGCATGA
- the murJ gene encoding lipid II flippase MurJ yields the protein MSSKLLRGTFVLTLGTYISRILGMVYLIPFSIMVGATGGALFQYGYNQYTLFLNIATMGFPAAVSKFVSKYNSKGDYETSRKMLKAGMSIMLVTGMIAFFILYLSAPFFAEISLGGKDNNGLTIDHVVYVIRMVSLALLVVPIMSLVRGFFQGHQMMGPTAVSQVVEQIVRIIFLLSATFLILKVLNGGLVIAVGYATFAALIGAFGGLIVLYIYWNKRKGSLLAMMPNTGPTANLSYKKMFLELFSYAAPYVFVGLAIPLYNYIDTNTFNKAMIEAGHQAISQDMMAILTLYVQKLVMIPVSLATAFGLTLIPTITESFTSGNYKLLNQQINQTMQTILFLIIPAVVGISVLAGPTYTFFYGSESLLPDLGANILLWYSPVAILFSLFTVNAAILQGINKQKFAVVSLVIGVVIKLVLNVPLIKLMQADGAILATALGYSASLLYGFIMIKRHAGYSYKILVKRTVLMLVLSAIMGIAVKIVQWVLSFFISYQDGQVQAAIVVVIAAAIGGAVYLYCGYRIGFLQKILGRRLPGFLKKGRHAG from the coding sequence ATGTCAAGCAAACTGTTAAGAGGCACGTTTGTGTTAACGCTCGGTACATATATATCGCGGATTCTTGGAATGGTCTATTTAATTCCTTTCAGCATTATGGTCGGGGCGACAGGCGGTGCATTGTTTCAATATGGATACAACCAATACACATTATTTTTGAATATTGCCACGATGGGCTTTCCAGCCGCCGTTTCTAAATTTGTTTCCAAATATAATTCCAAAGGGGACTATGAAACAAGCAGAAAAATGCTTAAGGCGGGTATGTCGATTATGCTTGTCACCGGTATGATTGCCTTTTTCATTCTGTATTTATCAGCTCCGTTTTTTGCGGAAATATCGCTGGGAGGCAAGGATAATAACGGCCTGACAATTGATCATGTCGTTTATGTCATCCGCATGGTCAGCTTAGCGCTTTTGGTCGTGCCGATTATGAGCCTTGTCCGCGGATTCTTTCAAGGGCACCAAATGATGGGGCCGACGGCTGTTTCCCAAGTTGTTGAACAGATTGTCCGCATCATCTTTTTATTGAGTGCGACATTCTTGATCTTGAAGGTTTTGAACGGCGGCCTTGTGATCGCTGTAGGTTATGCGACCTTCGCAGCGCTGATCGGCGCCTTCGGAGGACTGATCGTACTGTATATTTATTGGAATAAACGGAAGGGCAGCCTACTGGCGATGATGCCGAATACGGGGCCGACAGCAAACTTAAGCTACAAGAAAATGTTTCTCGAGCTGTTCAGCTATGCCGCTCCGTACGTTTTTGTCGGACTAGCCATCCCTTTGTATAACTATATTGATACAAATACGTTTAACAAAGCGATGATCGAAGCCGGCCATCAAGCCATCAGCCAGGACATGATGGCGATTCTTACCTTGTATGTGCAGAAGCTCGTGATGATTCCGGTCTCCCTTGCAACAGCTTTTGGATTGACATTAATTCCAACGATTACTGAATCGTTTACTAGCGGAAACTATAAGCTGTTGAATCAGCAGATTAATCAAACGATGCAGACGATCCTGTTTTTAATTATTCCGGCAGTTGTCGGGATTTCAGTATTGGCGGGACCGACATATACGTTCTTTTACGGATCAGAGAGCCTTCTTCCTGATTTGGGGGCGAATATTCTGCTTTGGTATTCGCCAGTCGCGATTTTGTTCTCTTTATTTACGGTCAACGCAGCCATTCTGCAGGGCATCAATAAACAAAAATTTGCGGTTGTCAGCCTTGTGATCGGCGTCGTGATCAAACTTGTGCTGAATGTTCCGCTGATCAAGCTGATGCAGGCTGACGGCGCGATTTTAGCGACGGCGCTTGGATATAGCGCGTCGCTTTTATACGGATTTATCATGATCAAACGCCACGCGGGCTATTCGTATAAGATATTAGTCAAACGGACTGTTTTGATGCTGGTCTTGTCAGCCATTATGGGGATAGCTGTGAAAATCGTACAGTGGGTACTAAGCTTCTTTATTTCCTACCAGGATGGTCAAGTGCAAGCTGCGATCGTTGTAGTCATTGCGGCCGCTATTGGCGGAGCTGTCTACCTGTATTGCGGATACCGAATAGGATTTTTGCAGAAAATATTAGGCCGCCGTTTGCCCGGGTTCTTAAAGAAAGGCAGACATGCCGGCTGA